CCAGTATTTTCAGCACCGCCGCCAGCGCGAGCAACCCCGAAGAGGCCATGACATGACAAGCAATCTTTCCGGCAAAACCGTTCTCATCACCGCTGCCGGTCAAGGCATCGGCCGCGCGACCGCGCTTGCCTTCGCCGCTGCCGGCGCCAAGGTGCACGCGACCGACATCAATACCGACGCGCTGGCGACCTTGGCCGCGGAGAGCAAGGTTTCCACTCACAAGCTGAACGTGCTTGAAGACGAGGCGGTCAAGGCGCTGGTGGCAGAGATCGGCGCCGTCGACGTGCTCTTCAACTGCGCCGGCACCGTCCATAACGGCTCCGTGCTCGACATGAAGGATGCCGATCTGGAATTTGCCTTCGATCTCAACGTCAAGGCGATGATCCGCACCATCCGCGCGGTGCTGCCGGGCATGCTGGAGCGCAAGGATGGCGCGATCATCAACATGTCCTCGGTCGCATCCAGCATCAAAGGCGTGCCGAACCGCTTTGCCTATGGTGTGACCAAGGCAGCCGTGATCGGCCTTACCAAGTCGGTCGCT
The window above is part of the Rhizobium sp. WYJ-E13 genome. Proteins encoded here:
- a CDS encoding SDR family oxidoreductase, translating into MTSNLSGKTVLITAAGQGIGRATALAFAAAGAKVHATDINTDALATLAAESKVSTHKLNVLEDEAVKALVAEIGAVDVLFNCAGTVHNGSVLDMKDADLEFAFDLNVKAMIRTIRAVLPGMLERKDGAIINMSSVASSIKGVPNRFAYGVTKAAVIGLTKSVAADYVTQGVRCNCICPGTVESPSLQDRMRAQGDYDTARAAFIARQPMGRLGTPEEIADLAVYLAGATYTSGQAYAIDGGWTI